TGTTCAACCCGATCAAGCGCATGCTCTACCGGGACCACGTCAACGACCTGCGCCCCTCCTGGTTGCCGAAGCTGATGGCGCACGTCGGCGGCACCACCGCCGAATTCGTGGTGCCGACGGTGCTGGTCTTCTTCGCCGGCGATCACCCGTGGCGGTGGTTCCTCATCGCGTTCATGGTGGTCTTCCACCTCAACATCATTTCCAACCTGCCGATGGGTGTCCCATTGGAGTGGAACGTCTTCTTCATCTTCTCGCTGTTCTATCTGTTCGGGCACTACGGCTCGATCCGCGCGACGGACCTGCACTCGCCCCTGCTGCTCGCGCTGGTGATCGTCGCGGTCGCCATTGTCATCGCGGGAAACATGTTCCCCGAGAAGATTTCGTTTCTTCCCGCCATGCGCTACTACGCCGGCAACTGGGCCACCAGCGTGTGGTGCTTCCGCGCGGGGGCCGAAGAGAAGATCGACGCCGACGTCGTCAAGAGCTCCGCGCTGGTCGTCAACCAGCTGGCCCGGCTCTACGACCCGCAGACCGCGGAGATCATGGCCGACAAGACGGCCGCGTTCCGCGCGATGCACGCGCACGGCCGGGCGCTCAACGCCCTGCTGCCCCGCGCGGTCGACGACGAGGCGGACTACAAGATCCGGGAGGGCGAGATCGTCGCCGGGCCCCTGGTCGGCTGGAACTTCGGTGAGGGCCATCTGCACAATGAGCAACTCCTCGAAGCGGTGCAACGGCGGTGCCACTTCGAGGACGGCGACGTCCGCGTCATCGTCCTCGAGGGCCAGCCGATCCACATCCAGCGCCAGTGGTACCGCATCCTCGACGCCGAGGCCGGCGTCATCGAGAGGGGATACATCGACGTCAAGGACATGCTGACCCGGCAACCGTGGCCCGAACCGGGCGACGAGTTACCGGTCCACGCCACGGCCACCGGCGACGCGCACCCGCGATCGCCGCGGGCGCAACGTAGCCCGCGTTGACTACCGCGGTCGTCGTCGGCGCCGGGCCCAACGGCCTGGCCGCGGCCATTCACCTCGCCCGGCAGGGCGTCGACGTCCAGGTGCTCGAGGCGCGCGACACGATCGGCGGGGGAGCGCGCTCGGGCGAGCTCACCGTCCCCGGCGTCATCCACGACCACTGCTCGGCGGCGCACCCGATGGGCGTGGGTTCGCCGTTCTGGAAGGAGATCGACCTCCAGCGCTACGGGCTGGTGTGGAAGTGGCCCGAGATCGACTGTGCGCACCCGCTCGACGATGGGTCCGCCGGCGTGCTGTATCGGTCCGTGGAGGAGACCGCGGCCCGGATGGGGCCGGACGGCGCGCGGTGGCGGGCCGCCGTGGGGGACCTGGCGGCGGGATTCGACGCTCTGGCCGAAGACCTGCTTCGGCCGGTCCTGCACGTTCCGCGGCACCCGATCCGGCTCGCCGCGTTGGGGCCGCGGGCGGTGCTGCCGGCCACCGTGATGGCCCGCTGGTTTCGCACCGAGCAGGCGCGCGCGGTGTTCGGAGGCGCTGCGGCGCATATCTTCACGAGGTTGGACCGGCCGCTGACGGCGTCGCTCGGCCTGATGTTCCTGGGTGGCGGGCACCGCTACGGGTGGGCCGTCGCCGAGGGGGGATCGGGATCAATCACCGGTGCCCTCGGCAAGGCCCTCGAGGAACACGGCGGCACGGTGACCACGGGAGTCACCGTCACCGGGCGCAAGGACATCCCCGACGCCGACCTCGTCATGCTCGATCTCAGTCCCGCCGCGGCGCTGCGGATCTACGGCGACGCGATGCCCGCCCTCATCAAGCGGTCCTACCGCCGCTACCGCGAAGGGTCGTCGGCCTTCAAGGTCGACTTCGCCATCGAGGGCCATATTCCCTGGACGAACCCGGACTGCGGCCGTGCCGGCACCGTGCACCTCGGCGGCAGGTTCGCCGAGGTCGCCGGTACGGAACGTCAACGGGCCCAAGGCAAGATGGCCGAGCGGCCGTTCGTGCTCGTCGGGCAGCAGTACCTGGCCGACCCGTCGCGCTCGGCGGGGAACATCAACCCGATCTGGGCGTACGCGCACGTGCCGTTCGGCTACACCGGAGATGCCACCGTCGCCGTCGTGGACCAGATCGAGCGGTTTGCGCCGGGTTTCCGCGACCGCGTGGTGGCGACCGTCAGCAGGGGCACCGCCGACCTGGAGGCGTACAACCCCAACTTCATCGGCGGGGACATCATCGGCGGCGCCAACGACCGGTTGCAGGTCCTCTTCCGCCCCCGGATCGCCGTCAACCCGTACACGCTCGGCGTGCCGGGTGTCTATCTGTGTTCGCAGTCCGCACCGCCCGGCGCGGGCATTCACGGGTTGTGTGGCTACTACGCCGCCGAGTCCGCGTTACGGTGGCTGCGCAAGCGCGGCGACCGCTGACGTCACCGTACCGCCGGTCCAAACGGCCGTGGCCGAACCGTGACGCACCCTTGACCGAATTGCTAACGCGCCCTTTGAGTTCCGCAGGTCACGCCCCCATACCATCACTATTGCAACGATGTCAGTTAACGACGTCAGTAAACAGGAATTGGGGCCATGCGTGCGGTTGTGCGGTGTCTTCTTGCGGTGAGCGTGATCGGTGCCAGCGTGGTGGCAAAGCCGGCCGGGGTGAACCTGGCGGCGGCGAACCAGTCGTATGGGTCGGCGATCTCGTCGGTGCTACCGGCGTCGGGCGCGGTCGTGGGTGTGGCGCACCCCGTGGTCGTGAAGTTCGGGGAGCCCATGGCCAATGCGGCCAGCCGGCACGCCGCCGAACGCGCCCTTGACGTCCGATCGGTGCCCGCGATGACGGGCAAGTTCGAATGGCTCGCCAACGACGTGGTGCAGTGGGTTCCCGACCGGTTCTGGCCCGCGCACGGGACGGTAGCCCTTTCGGTGGGTGGCCTGGCCACCAGCTTCGAGACGGGCCCGGCCGTGGTGGGCGTGGCCAGCATCTCGGAGCACACGTTCCGGGTGAGCGTGGACGGGGTCGACGCGGGGCCGCCGCCTTCACTCCCGGCGCCGCACCACCGCCCGCACTGGGGAGAAGAGGGCGTGCTGCCCGCCTCGATGGGTAGGCCCGAATACCCGACGCCGGTCGGCTCTTACACGGTGCTGTCCAAGGAACGCACGATAATCATGGACTCGAGCAGCGTCGGGATCCCCGTCGATGATCCCGACGGCTACCGGATCCCGGTGGATTACGCCGTACGGATCACCGGCCACGGCCTTTTCGTTCATTCGGCCCCGTGGGCCATCAATTCGCTCGGGCTGGAGAACGTCAGCCACGGCTGCATCAGCCTCAGCCCCGCCGACGCGGAGTGGTACTTCAACACGGTCAACATCGGCGACCCCGTGATCGTGGAGGAATAGCCCACGAATAGCCGGGCCTACGACGAAACGGATACGAAAAGGACCCGCTGGGATTTGCCCAGCGGGTCCGATTCGTTCGGAAGCGGATCGGTCCGTCAGTGACCGGGCCCGGCGGGCAACGGCTGACCGGGAACGGGGCCGCCCGCGGGCGGCGGACCGGTCGGCGCGTCCTTGGCCGTGCCGGCCATGTCGATGATCGGGGCGCCGGCCGGCACGCCGTCCAGGGGGCCGCCTGCCAGCGCGACCAGGGGGGCGCCGGCCGGCACGATCGGGAGTGGGGGCGCGGCCAGTGGCACCGGCACGGGCGGTATGGGCGGCCCGAGCGGAATCAGGGGGACACCCGCCGGGACCACGGGGATCGGGCCGGGAACGGCGAGGGGAACACCGGCCATGTCGGTGACCGGAGCGCCGGCCGTGCACACCGGCGCGGCCGCTCCCGCAGCGCCGGCAGCCGCTGCTCCGCCGGCCAACCCGGGTCCGCCGGCCACCGGCGCCGCGATGTCGCCCGCCTGCCCTTGCATGCACGCGTAACCGCCGGTTTTCAGCGGGGCGGCGGCCGCGTCGGGGCTCAACGCCACAGCAGCGGCCCCGCACAATCCGGCGATGGCACCTACTTTGATGTTCAACCGATCAAAGACGGTCATGAACGTCGACTCCTTCAGCACTTTCGTATGTGGGCGATCAATCGGTGCAGCAGTTTCCGCACAGCCGTACCGCGCTTCGTGTCGAATGTAGGGCCGGTTCCCGCTATTGGACGCGCGACAGTTGGGGCACTTATGCAACCGATACAAAGGAGTCACGCTCCGGTGACCCGGGGCGCCGTGGCCGGGCCCGGAACCAGCGGAGCAGTGGTGCCGGTCACTGATCTAGGCTGAAAGCAAGCGCTTATCAGCTAACAATGGAAGACAGGGAGAGCAAAGTGACGGTCCGGGTAGGCATCAACGGCTTCGGTCGAATCGGCCGCAACTTTTACCGGGCCCTGTTGGCTCAACAGGAGGAGGGTCCCGGCAGTGCCGGGGCCGACGTCGAGGTGGTCGCGGTCAACGACATCACCGACAACCACACGCTGGCGCATCTGCTGAAATTCGACTCGATCCTGGGCCGGCTGCCCTTCGACGTGAGCCTCGACGGCGAGGACACCATCGTGGTCGGCGACCGCAGGATCAAGGCGCTGGAGGTCCGGGAGGGCCCGGCGGCGATGCCATGGAGCGACCTCGGCGTCGACGTGGTGGTGGAGTCCACGGGTCTGTTCACCAACGCCGCGAAGGCCAAGGGGCACCTGGACGCCGGGGCCAAGAAGGTCATCATCTCCGCGCCGGCCACCGACCCGGACATCACCATCGTGCTGGGCGTCAACGAGGACAAGTACGACGGCAGCCAGAACATCATCTCCAACGCGTCGTGCACGACGAACTGCCTTGCGCCGCTGGCGAAGGTGCTGCACGACGAGTTCGGCATCGTGCGGGGCCTGATGACCACGATCCACGCCTACACCCAGGACCAGAACCTGCAGGACGGGCCGCATAAGGACCTCCGGCGCGCGCGGGCGGCGGCGCTGAACATCGTTCCGACCTCTACCGGCGCGGCCAAGGCGATCGGGCTGGTGATGCCCGAGTTGAAGGGCAAGCTCGACGGGTATGCGCTGCGGGTGCCGATCCCGACGGGCTCGGTGACCGACCTCACCGCCGAATTGTCCAAGGCCGCCGGGGTCGACGAGATCAACGCGGCGTTCAAGGCCGCCGCCGAGGGTCGACTCAAGGGCATCCTCAAGTACTACGACGCGCCGATCGTCTCCAGCGACATCGTCACCGACCCGCACAGCTCGATCTTCGATTCCGGCCTGACCAAGGTGATCGACAACCAGACCAAGGTCGTCTCCTGGTACGACAACGAGTGGGGCTACTCCAACCGCCTCATCGACCTGGTCGCGCTGGTCGGCAAGTCGCTGTAGAGCCGTGTCGATCCACACTCTCGACGACCTTCTGGCCGAAGGCGTTTCGGGTCGCGGCGTGCTGGTGCGCTCGGACCTCAACGTGCCGCTCGACGACGGGAAGATCACCGACCCCGGGCGCATCACCGCCTCGGTGCCGACGCTGAAGGCGCTGCTCGACGCTGGCGCCAAGGTGGTGGTCACGGCGCACCTGGGCCGGCCGAAGAACGGGCCCGACCCGAGGCTGTCGCTGGCCCCGGTCGCCGCCGCGCTCGGCGAGCGGCTCGGCCAACATGTCCAGTTGGCCGGTGACGTCGTCGGGACCGACGCCCTGGCCCGCGCCGAGGGGCTCACCGACGGCGACATCCTGCTGCTGGAGAACATCCGCTTCGACGCGCGCGAGACCAGCAAGGACGACGGCGAGCGCCTGGCGCTGGCCCGCCAGCTCGCCGAACTGGTCTCGCCCGGCGGCGCTTTCGTCTCCGACGGCTTCGGGGTGGTGCATCGCAAGCAGGCCTCGGTGTATGACGTGGCCACCCTGCTGCCGCACTACGCCGGGAAATTGGTCGGCGCCGAGGTGCGGGTGCTCCAGCAGTTGACCAGTTCGACGGAGCGGCCGTACGCGGTGGTCCTGGGTGGCTCGAAGGTGTCCGACAAGCTGGGTGTCATCGAGCAGCTGGCGACCAAGGCCGACAGCATCGTCATCGGTGGCGGCATGTGCTTCACATTCCTTGCCGCGCAAGGCTTATCGGTCGGCAAGTCGCTGCTGGAAACCGAGATGATCGACACCTGCCGCCGGCTGCTGGACACCTATCACGACGTCCTGCGCCTCCCGGTGGACATCGTGGTGGCCCAGGAGTTCGCCGCCGACTCCCCGCCGGAGATCGTCGCCGCCGACGCCATCCCGGAGGACCGGATGGGCCTCGACATCGGCCCGGGATCGGTCAAGCGGTTCGCCGCGCTGCTGGCCAACGCCAAGACCATCTTCTGGAACGGCCCCATGGGCGTGTTCGAATTCCCGGCGTTCGCCACCGGCACCAAGGGCGTCGCCGAGGCGGTCGCCGCGGCCACCGGCAAGGGTGCCTTCAGCGTGGTAGGCGGCGGCGACTCCGCGGCCGCGGTGCGCGCCCTCGGCATCCCCGAGGGTGACTTCTCGCACATCTCCACCGGCGGGGGGGCGTCGCTCGAATACCTCGAGGGCAAGACGCTGCCCGGCATCGAGGTCCTCGGTGAGCCCCAGCCAGACGGAGGGAACGCGTGAGCCGCAAGCCACTGATCGCCGGCAACTGGAAGATGAACCTCAATCACTTCGAGGCGATCGCGCTGGTGCAGAAGATCGCGTTCGCGCTGCCGGACAAGTACTACGACAAGGTCGACGTCACGGTGCTGCCGCCGTTCACCGACCTGCGCAGCGTGCAGACCCTGGTCGACGGCGACAAGCTGCGGCTGACCTACGGCGCCCAGGACCTGTCCCAGCACGACTCGGGCGCCTACACCGGTGACATCAGCGGGCTCTTCCTGGCCAAGCTGGGCTGCAGCTTCGTCGTGGTCGGCCACTCCGAGCGGCGCACCTATCACAACGAGGACGACGCGCTGGTGGCCGCCAAGGCCGCCGCCGCCCTCAAGCACGAACTGACCCCCATCGTCTGCATCGGCGAGCACCTGGACGTCCGCGAGGCGGGCGACCACGTCGCCCACTGCGAGGAGCAGCTGCGCGGCTCGCTGGCCGGCCTGTCGGGCGAGCAGATCGGCAAGGTCGTCATCGCCTACGAGCCCGTCTGGGCCATCGGCACCGGGCGGGTCGCCAGCGCGGCCGACGCCCAGGAGGTCTGCGCGGCCATCCGCAAGGGGCTGGGCGAGCTGGCCTCGCCGCAGGTCGCCGACAGCGTGCGGGTGCTCTACGGCGGCTCGGTCAACGCCAAGAACGTCGGGGAGATCGTCGCGCGCGACGACATCGACGGCGCTCTGGTCGGCGGAGCCTCCCTGGACGGGGAGCAGTTCGCGACCCTCGCGGCGATCGCGGCCGGCGGGCCGCTGCCGTGACGGCGCTATTGCACCGGTAGGCTCTCGCTCATGGAATTGGCCCTGCAGATCACCCTGGTGGTCACCAGCATCCTCGTGGTGCTGCTGGTGCTGCTGCACCGCGCCAAGGGCGGCGGCCTGTCGACCCTGTTCGGCGGCGGCGTCCAGTCCAGCCTGTCCGGGTCAACCGTGGTGGAGAAGAACCTCGACCGGCTCACGCTGTTCATCACCGGCATCTGGCTGGTATCCATCATCGGCGTAGCCCTGCTGATCAAGTACCGCTGACCGGCCAACGGGCGCGCCGGGCGCCGCGCCCCGATACTGGAACCCATGGTTGAGGTTTCTGACACCGCGCTGGAACCGATTGGCGCCGTTCAACGGACCCAGGTGGGCCGCGAGGCCACCGAGCCGATGCGGGCCGACATCAGGCTGCTGGGCGCCATTTTGGGGGACACCGTCCGCGAGCAGAACGGCGACGAGGTGTTCCACCTCGTGGAGCGGGCCCGGGTGGAGTCCTTCCGGGTGCGCCGCTCCGAGATCGACCGGTCCGAGCTGGCGCGGATGTTCGACGGCATCGACATCCACCGGGCGATCCCCGTCATCCGGGCGTTCAGCCACTTCGCGCTGCTGGCCAACGTGGCCGAGGACATCCACCGGGAGCGCCGGCGCGCCATCCACGTCGAGGCCGGCGACCCGCCGCAGGACAGCAGCCTGGCCGCGACGTACGCGAAACTCGACAGCGCGGAGCTGGATTCGGCCACGGTCGCCGACGCGCTGAGGGGCGCCCTGGTGTCGCCGGTGATCACCGCCCACCCCACCGAGACCCGCCGGCGCACCGTCTTCGTCACCCAGCATCGGATCACCCAGTTGATGCGGCTGCACGCCGAGGGCCACACCGAGACCGACCACGGCCGCAACATCGAGTCCGAGTTGCGCCGCCAGGTGCTCACGCTGTGGCAGACCGCGCTGATCCGGCTGTCTCGGCTGCAGATCACCGACGAGATCGAGGTCGGCCTGCGGTATTACCCCGCCGCGTTCTTCAAGGTCATCCCGCAGGTGAACGCCGAGGTGCGCGACGCGCTGCGCACCCGCTGGCCCGACGCCGACCTGCTGCCCGGGCCGATCCTGCAGCCGGGCTCCTGGATCGGCGGTGACCGCGACGGGAATCCGAACGTGACGGCCGATGTGGTCCGCCAGGCCACCGAGAGGGCGGCCCACACCGCCCTGTCGCACTACCTGCTCGAGCTCACCGCGCTCGAGCAGGAGCTGACGATGTCGGCGCGGCTGGTGTCCGTCACCGACGAGCTGGCCGAGCTGGCCGGCGGTTGCCAGGAGAAGGCCCGCGCCGACGAGCCCTATCGGCGGGCATTGCGGGTGATCCGCGGCCGGCTCACCGCGACCGCCGCCGAGATCTTGGACCGGCAGCCCCAGCACGAGCTCGACCTGGGCCTGCCCCCGTACGCCGCGCCGTCGGAGCTGCAGGCCGACCTGGACACGATCGACGCCTCCCTGCGCCGCCACGGCAGCGCGCTGCTCGCCGACGATCGCCTGGCGCTGCTGCGAGAAGGCGTCCGTGTCTTCGGGTTTCACCTCAGCGGCCTGGACATGCGGCAGAACTCCGACGTGCACGAGGAGGTGGTCGGCGAGCTGCTGGCCTGGGCGGGCGTGCACGACGACTACGGGTCGCTGCCCGAGGACGAGCGGGTCGCGCTGCTGGCCGCCGAACTCGGCACCCGCCGTCCACTCGTCGGTGACCGCGGGGCGCTGTCCGACCTGGCGCGCACGGAGCTCGGCGTCGTGGAGGCCGCGACGCGCGCCGTCGAGCTCTACGGGCCGGCCGCGGTGCCCAACTACGTGATCTCGATGTGCCGCTCGGTCTCGGACGTCCTGGAGACCGCGATCCTGCTCAAAGAGGCGGGCCTGCTGGACGCGGCCGGCCCCGAACCGTATGCACCGGTTGGCATTTCGCCGCTGTTCGAGACCATCGACGATCTGCACAACGGTGCGGAGATCCTGCACGCGATGCTGGAGCTGCCCATCTACCGGGCGCTGGTCGACGCCCGCGGCGGCTGCCAGGAGGTGATGCTCGGCTACTCCGACTCGAACAAGGACGGCGGGTACCTGGCCTCCAGCTGGGCGGTCTACCGGGCCGAGCTGGCCCTGGTCGATGTTGCCCGCAAGACGGGAATCCGGTTGCGGCTCTTCCACGGTCGCGGCGGCACCGTCGGTCGCGGCGGCGGCCCGAGCTACCAGGCCATCCTGGCGCAGCCGCCGGGCGCGGTGGGTGGCTCGCTGCGGCTCACCGAGCAGGGCGAGGTGATCGCAGCCAAATACGCCGAACCGCAGACGGCGCGGCGGAACCTGGAGAGTCTGCTCGCGGCGACGCTGGAATCCACGCTGCTGGACGTCGAGGGCCTGGGCGACGCCGCGGAGCCGGCCTACGCGGTGCTCAACGAGGTGGCCACGCTGGCGCAGCGCGCCTACGCCGAATTAGTGCACGACACACCGGGTTTCGTCGAGTACTTCAAGCAGTCCACGCCGGTCAGCGAGATTGGTTCGCTGAACATCGGCAGCCGGCCGACGTCACGCAAGCCCACCGAGTCGATCTCGGACCTGCGCGCCATCCCCTGGGTGCTGGCCTGGAGCCAGTCGCGGGTGATGCTGCCCGGCTGGTACGGCACCGGGTCCGCGTTCGAGCAGTGGATCAAGGAGGGACCCGAGAGCGAGGCCGAGCGGGTGAAGACCCTGCACGAGCTCTACGAGCGGTGGCCTTTCTTCCGCAGCGTGCTGTCCAACCTGGCGCAGGTGCTGGCCAAGAGCGATCTGGGACTGGCGGCCCGCTACGCCGAGCTGGTGGCCGACGAGGAGCTGCGGCACCGGGTTTTCGACAAGATCGTCGACGAGCACCGGCGCACCATTGAGATGCACAAGCTGATCACCGGTCAGGACGACCTGCTCGCCGACAACCCGGCGCTGGCGCGCTCGGTGTTCAACCGTTTCCCGTATCTGGAGCCGCTCAACCACCTGCAGGTCGAGCTGCTGCGGCGCTACCGCTCGGGCGACGACGACGAGCTGGTGCAGCGGGGCATCCTGCTGACCATGAACGGGCTTGCGAGCGCGTTACGCAACAGCGGCTGACGGGCATTCGTAGGCCATGTCGGACAACGCGCCGTCGGTCGGCCCCGCACAGTTGGCCCAGAACGGCGTCTTCGAACGGATGGCCCGCGCCGGTTACGTCGTGAACGGGCTGCTGCACCTGATCGTGGGCTACCTCGCCATCCGGATCGCCTTCGGTGCCGGTGGCACCGCCGACCAGACCGGGGCGCTGGCCACGTTGGCGGGGAAGCCCGGCGGGCCGGTTATGCTCTGGGTCGCCGCCGGCGCCCTGCTGACGATGAGCCTCTGGCGGCTCGTCGAGACGGTGCTCGGCCGGTCGAGCGACCGCGGCAAGGAGGGCGCGACGTGGACGGCGTCGGACCGGGCGAAAGCCTTCGGCCTGGCAGCGGTGTACCTGGCATTCGCGTACTCCGCCTTCGGGTTTGCGCGGGGCGCCGGGCGGTCGGCCGACCAGCAGAACTCGACCGTCAGCGCGCGCCTGATGCAAACCACCGCGGGCACCGCCGCGCTGATCGCCGCCGGCCTGGTCATCGTCGCGGTCGGGGGCTACCACATCTACAAAGGCGCCAGCCGGAGCTTCGTCGACGACCTCGAGGGCAAGTCGAGTGACCTGGTGCGACGGCTCGGCGTGGCCGGCTACGTCGCCAAAGGTGTGGTGATCGCCGCCACGGGGGCGCTCGTCGTCGTCGCTGCCTGCCGGTCGGAACCGAAGAAGGCCACCGGGCTCGACGGGGCGCTGAAAACGCTTGGGGCGCAGCCATTCGGGGCGTCGCTGTTGATTGCCTCGGGCGTGGGGCTCATCACCTACGGCCTGTACAGCTTCGTGATGGCGCGCTCGACCCGGATGTGACTGTCAGCCGTTGCCCGGCCCGTCGACGACCACCGTGTGACGGGCCAGTGCGGCGGCGCCGTCCAGCCGGCCATCAGCGCCGCGCACCACCCGGCGGCGCAGCGGTAATCGGCGGGCGGGCGAAAAGTGGTTGATGCCGAACATCGCACCGGCAACGCTCGGCGCCAGCAGCGGCACCACCATCACGGCGCCGGTCCAGTACGCCAGGCGTACCAACCCGGACGGGGCTCCTCGTATCGGGCCGGGCGGACGTCACTGCACGGTGCGGTTGCGCAACCGGTCGAGGATGCCGCGCACCGCGTGTTCGGTGGCCGACAGCGGCGTCATCATCGTTTCGCCCATCCTCATCATGTCGTCGATGCGGTGGACGATCGCCTCCATCGGCTCGATCAGCCCGACGAGCCGCCTCGCCAGATCATCAAGACTGGACAGCGTGCCGTCCAGGTGGTCCAGGCCCTTCTCCATGCGCTCGACCGTGGCGTTGAGGGCCGACAGCGAGCTGTTCAGCTCGGTCATCGTCCGGCTCAGACCGTCGAGGACGTCCTCGACCTGCTCGACCGTCTTGTCGGCGTTCAGCGCCGCCTGGGTGAGGGTCTTGATGCGACTCCGCTCGTGACCGCCGCGCACGGGTCTGTCTGCCATGACCGCAATTATGACCCCGGGCGGGCGGGAAGTTTAGCCGCAGCCTCCTCGTCGAGCAGCCAGAGTGTGGTGTCGAGCCCGACGGCGCCGGCCGCGGGGATGGAGACCGGCGGGGCGCCCCCGATGGCGGCGGCGGCCGCCTCCGCCTTGCCGGAACCGGATACCATCAACCACACCTCGCGGGACCGCTGAACGGCCGGCAGCGTCAACGTGATTCGCCGCGGCGGCGGCTTGGGGGAGTCCTCGACAGCGACGACCATCCGGGTGGTTTCCAGCACGGCCGGGGTATCGGGGAAGAGCGAGTTGATGTGGCCCTCCGGGCCCATCCCCAGCAGGTGGACGTCGAAATTCGGCACCGGGTGACCCGGCCCGGCGTTGGCCGCCAGCAGCTGCTCGTACGCCAGGGCCGCGGCCACGAGATCGGTGCCGAACTCGCCGTCACTGGCCGGCATCGGGTGCACCTGGCTCGACGGGATGTCGACCCGGTCGAGCAGCGCCTCACGGGCCTGCTTCTCGTTGCGCTCGTCGTCGTCCTCGGGCACGTAGCGTTCGTCGCCCCAGAACAGATGCACCTTCGGCCAGTCGACGTCGTGTCCCGCGAGGGAGCGCAGCAGCCCGATGCCATTGCTGCCGCCGGTGAGGACGATCAGCGCACGGTCACGGGCCGCGACGGCCGCCCGGATCGTGTCGACGAGCCGACGGGCCGCCGCCTCCACCAAGGATTCACTGTCCGGAAATATCTCGACGACCCTGCTCACACGTACTGCACCTTCTCAATTCCTTCCAGCGCCGAGAGATAGATCTCGTCGGCGTCCAGTCGCCGCAGATCCTCGGCAAGACATTCACCGGTTTCCCTGCGCGCCAAGGGAACCAGCGCGTCGGGCTTCGCGGTCCGGCTGAGCGTGGCCGTCCTGCCGTCCTGCGGCCGGCTGAGCGTGATGGTCTCGCTCTGGCGCGCCAGCTCGACCTTCAGGTCGCCGACGGCGCGGCGGACCGGGCAGTCCAGCCGGCTGGCCAGCCAGCCCGCCAGGACGTCGAGCGCGGGTTCGCTCTTCAGGCCCGAGACCAGCGCCGACTCGATCGGTTCGTGGGGTTGCTGATCGACGGCCGAGGTGAGCAACGCCCGCCAGTAGGTGATGCGTGCCCAGCACAGGTCGGTGTCGCCGGCGGTGTAACCGTCGAGCCGGCTCCGGATCGCGGTCAGCGGGTCGATGCCGTTGGTGGCATCGGTGATGCGGCGAATCGCCAACTTGCCCAACGGATCCTGCGCGGGCTTCTTGGGGGCGATGTCCGGCCACCAGGCCACCACCGGGATGTCGGGCAGCAGGAACGGGATGACCACGCTGGCGGCGTGATTCGAGAGCAGTCCGGACAGCTTCAGGATCACCACCTCGCTGGCTCCGGTGTCACCGCCGGCGCGCAGCTGAGCGTCCAGGCGCGCCTCGTCGGCGTACGGGTTGCCCCGCATCGTCACGATGATCCGGCTGGGGTGTTCGTGGCTGGCGTTGTTGGCCGCCTCGAGCGAATCCTCGAGCACGTCCTCGCTTTCCGGCGCGATGAGCAGGGTCAGCACCCGG
This genomic window from Mycobacterium saskatchewanense contains:
- the secG gene encoding preprotein translocase subunit SecG, producing the protein MELALQITLVVTSILVVLLVLLHRAKGGGLSTLFGGGVQSSLSGSTVVEKNLDRLTLFITGIWLVSIIGVALLIKYR
- the opcA gene encoding glucose-6-phosphate dehydrogenase assembly protein OpcA, which codes for MIVDMEDTTTTAVNKKLEELREKAGAVTMGRVLTLLIAPESEDVLEDSLEAANNASHEHPSRIIVTMRGNPYADEARLDAQLRAGGDTGASEVVILKLSGLLSNHAASVVIPFLLPDIPVVAWWPDIAPKKPAQDPLGKLAIRRITDATNGIDPLTAIRSRLDGYTAGDTDLCWARITYWRALLTSAVDQQPHEPIESALVSGLKSEPALDVLAGWLASRLDCPVRRAVGDLKVELARQSETITLSRPQDGRTATLSRTAKPDALVPLARRETGECLAEDLRRLDADEIYLSALEGIEKVQYV
- the ppc gene encoding phosphoenolpyruvate carboxylase, yielding MVEVSDTALEPIGAVQRTQVGREATEPMRADIRLLGAILGDTVREQNGDEVFHLVERARVESFRVRRSEIDRSELARMFDGIDIHRAIPVIRAFSHFALLANVAEDIHRERRRAIHVEAGDPPQDSSLAATYAKLDSAELDSATVADALRGALVSPVITAHPTETRRRTVFVTQHRITQLMRLHAEGHTETDHGRNIESELRRQVLTLWQTALIRLSRLQITDEIEVGLRYYPAAFFKVIPQVNAEVRDALRTRWPDADLLPGPILQPGSWIGGDRDGNPNVTADVVRQATERAAHTALSHYLLELTALEQELTMSARLVSVTDELAELAGGCQEKARADEPYRRALRVIRGRLTATAAEILDRQPQHELDLGLPPYAAPSELQADLDTIDASLRRHGSALLADDRLALLREGVRVFGFHLSGLDMRQNSDVHEEVVGELLAWAGVHDDYGSLPEDERVALLAAELGTRRPLVGDRGALSDLARTELGVVEAATRAVELYGPAAVPNYVISMCRSVSDVLETAILLKEAGLLDAAGPEPYAPVGISPLFETIDDLHNGAEILHAMLELPIYRALVDARGGCQEVMLGYSDSNKDGGYLASSWAVYRAELALVDVARKTGIRLRLFHGRGGTVGRGGGPSYQAILAQPPGAVGGSLRLTEQGEVIAAKYAEPQTARRNLESLLAATLESTLLDVEGLGDAAEPAYAVLNEVATLAQRAYAELVHDTPGFVEYFKQSTPVSEIGSLNIGSRPTSRKPTESISDLRAIPWVLAWSQSRVMLPGWYGTGSAFEQWIKEGPESEAERVKTLHELYERWPFFRSVLSNLAQVLAKSDLGLAARYAELVADEELRHRVFDKIVDEHRRTIEMHKLITGQDDLLADNPALARSVFNRFPYLEPLNHLQVELLRRYRSGDDDELVQRGILLTMNGLASALRNSG
- the tpiA gene encoding triose-phosphate isomerase, with product MSRKPLIAGNWKMNLNHFEAIALVQKIAFALPDKYYDKVDVTVLPPFTDLRSVQTLVDGDKLRLTYGAQDLSQHDSGAYTGDISGLFLAKLGCSFVVVGHSERRTYHNEDDALVAAKAAAALKHELTPIVCIGEHLDVREAGDHVAHCEEQLRGSLAGLSGEQIGKVVIAYEPVWAIGTGRVASAADAQEVCAAIRKGLGELASPQVADSVRVLYGGSVNAKNVGEIVARDDIDGALVGGASLDGEQFATLAAIAAGGPLP
- a CDS encoding DUF1206 domain-containing protein, which produces MSDNAPSVGPAQLAQNGVFERMARAGYVVNGLLHLIVGYLAIRIAFGAGGTADQTGALATLAGKPGGPVMLWVAAGALLTMSLWRLVETVLGRSSDRGKEGATWTASDRAKAFGLAAVYLAFAYSAFGFARGAGRSADQQNSTVSARLMQTTAGTAALIAAGLVIVAVGGYHIYKGASRSFVDDLEGKSSDLVRRLGVAGYVAKGVVIAATGALVVVAACRSEPKKATGLDGALKTLGAQPFGASLLIASGVGLITYGLYSFVMARSTRM
- a CDS encoding ATPase; amino-acid sequence: MAVMADRPVRGGHERSRIKTLTQAALNADKTVEQVEDVLDGLSRTMTELNSSLSALNATVERMEKGLDHLDGTLSSLDDLARRLVGLIEPMEAIVHRIDDMMRMGETMMTPLSATEHAVRGILDRLRNRTVQ
- the pgl gene encoding 6-phosphogluconolactonase, producing MSRVVEIFPDSESLVEAAARRLVDTIRAAVAARDRALIVLTGGSNGIGLLRSLAGHDVDWPKVHLFWGDERYVPEDDDERNEKQAREALLDRVDIPSSQVHPMPASDGEFGTDLVAAALAYEQLLAANAGPGHPVPNFDVHLLGMGPEGHINSLFPDTPAVLETTRMVVAVEDSPKPPPRRITLTLPAVQRSREVWLMVSGSGKAEAAAAAIGGAPPVSIPAAGAVGLDTTLWLLDEEAAAKLPARPGS